One Camelina sativa cultivar DH55 chromosome 3, Cs, whole genome shotgun sequence genomic window carries:
- the LOC104776381 gene encoding uncharacterized protein LOC104776381 produces the protein MTKLLVLCLVLSALLVSSHCTDSESEVIVKDGHRVVVVEYDRDGKTNTRVSIQPPGKEEEKRRDKGEVLFGNANRETSSFHSEEKEREHHVSPGELVCDALGKCKLKMATVLGRFKDLTPGDELFDETPKETVARAARDVEKKAREVEEPVNERATKKAHKSHNVWEEAKIAVRGIGTTVGKALGLTKIGSVVGLVGIAAAYGMCVWVTFVSGYVLGSVLGRQQYDVVQSKMYPVYFKAVSVGILIALLGHVISRRRKVFTDAVDMWQAVNLLSSILMVEANASFVDPRVTKAIFERIKAGKEDGRGLDTPDSQSSETAAQTIGKKIREKMDEDGVKQRLKKLSERHCRLNAYSSRLNLLTLISLTWHFVYLGHRLNLT, from the exons atgacaaaactatTGGTCTTGTGTCTTGTTTTGAGTGCGTTATTGGTTTCGAGCCACTGCACTGATTCGGAGAGTGAAGTCATCGTCAAAGACGGCCACCGCGTTGTCGTGGTGGAGTACGACAGAGACGGCAAAACCAACACTAGAGTCTCGATTCAACCGCcgggaaaagaagaagagaagagaagagacaaaggaGAAGTACTGTTTGGGAATGCGAATAGGGAAACGTCGTCGTTTCATTCAGAAGAGAAGGAGCGTGAACACCACGTGTCCCCAGGGGAACTCGTATGCGATGCTCTCGGTAAGTGTAAGCTCAAGATGGCGACTGTGTTGGGGAGATTCAAGGACCTAACGCCTGGTGACGAACTATTCGATGAAACGCCCAAAGAGACCGTCGCACGTGCGGCACGTGACGTGGAAAAGAAAGCTCGTGAAGTTGAGGAACCGGTGAATGAAAGGGCCACAAAGAAGGCTCATAAGTCCCACAACGTTTGGGAGGAGGCAAAGATCGCGGTGAGGGGGATAGGGACTACGGTTGGGAAGGCGCTTGGGCTGACGAAGATTGGGAGCGTGGTAGGTCTAGTGGGGATCGCGGCGGCGTACGGGATGTGCGTGTGGGTGACGTTCGTGTCGGGCTACGTGTTGGGGTCGGTTCTTGGGAGGCAGCAATATGATGTGGTGCAGAGCAAGATGTATCCGGTGTACTTCAAGGCAGTCTCTGTAGGAATCCTGATTGCGTTGTTAGGACACGTCATCAGCCGGCGCCGGAAGGTTTTTACCGATGCGGTGGATATGTGGCAAGCCGTTAACCTCTTGTCCTCGATCTTGATGGTCGAAGCTAATGCCTCATTTGTTGACCCACGAGTCACCAAG GCAATATTTGAGCGGATAAAAGCTGGAAAAGAAGATGGAAGAGGACTTGACACGCCAGATTCACAGTCAAGTGAAACAGCGGCTCAAACCATCGGTAAGAAGATTAGAGAGAAGATGGACGAGGATGGGGTGAAGCAGCGACTGAAAAAGCTGAGTGAGAGGCATTGTAGATTAAATGCTTACTCATCGCGGCTAAATTTACTAACTCTCATATCTCTCACTTGGCACTTTGTGTATCTCGGCCATCGACTAAACCTTACTTGA
- the LOC104776379 gene encoding uncharacterized protein LOC104776379 isoform X2, translating to MTPKRCFRRKRSTKSVRIACRCIRTPSVGRLSELPVEKQTKYMMDQKDLMKKMIQDAEKKLEKEKWYTRAMKLGIMASTSDLTTDTDCSEELAKAAEVVDKKLKAIRERIKAVEAGAPIIKRE from the exons ATGACACCAAAAAGATGTTT TAGAAGGAAAAGATCTACCAAATCGGTCAGAATAGCTTGCAGATGTATCAGGACTCCTTCGGTGGGACG GTTAAGCGAGCTTCCGGTGGAGAAACAGACCAAATACATGATGGACCAGAAGGATCTCATGAAAAAGATGATTCAGGACGCTGAGAAAaagttggagaaggagaagtgGTATACTCGTGCGATGAAACTTGGGATAATGGCTTCGACTAGTGATCTAACCACCGATACTGATTGTTCTGAGGAACTGGCAAAAGCAGCCGAGGTGGTTGACAAGAAGCTCAAAGCCATCAGAGAGAGAATCAAGGCTGTGGAAGCAGGAGCCCCCATCATCAAGAGAGAGTAG
- the LOC104776379 gene encoding uncharacterized protein LOC104776379 isoform X3, whose translation MTPKRCLRKRSTKSVRIACRCIRTPSVGRLSELPVEKQTKYMMDQKDLMKKMIQDAEKKLEKEKWYTRAMKLGIMASTSDLTTDTDCSEELAKAAEVVDKKLKAIRERIKAVEAGAPIIKRE comes from the exons ATGACACCAAAAAGATGTTT AAGGAAAAGATCTACCAAATCGGTCAGAATAGCTTGCAGATGTATCAGGACTCCTTCGGTGGGACG GTTAAGCGAGCTTCCGGTGGAGAAACAGACCAAATACATGATGGACCAGAAGGATCTCATGAAAAAGATGATTCAGGACGCTGAGAAAaagttggagaaggagaagtgGTATACTCGTGCGATGAAACTTGGGATAATGGCTTCGACTAGTGATCTAACCACCGATACTGATTGTTCTGAGGAACTGGCAAAAGCAGCCGAGGTGGTTGACAAGAAGCTCAAAGCCATCAGAGAGAGAATCAAGGCTGTGGAAGCAGGAGCCCCCATCATCAAGAGAGAGTAG
- the LOC104776379 gene encoding agamous-like MADS-box protein AGL80 isoform X1, with product MGRRKVTHQLIADHATRRVTFRKRKDGLLKKINELTILCGLPACAIIYSEYKDGPELWPNVNEVRSLLDRLSELPVEKQTKYMMDQKDLMKKMIQDAEKKLEKEKWYTRAMKLGIMASTSDLTTDTDCSEELAKAAEVVDKKLKAIRERIKAVEAGAPIIKRE from the coding sequence atGGGTAGAAGAAAAGTGACGCACCAATTGATTGCTGACCACGCCACTCGGCGTGTTACATTTCGAAAACGCAAAGATGGTTTATTGAAAAAGATCAATGAATTGACCATTCTATGTGGTTTACCCGCTTGTGCCATCATTTACAGCGAGTACAAGGATGGTCCTGAGCTCTGGCCAAACGTTAACGAGGTTCGTTCTCTTCTTGACAGGTTAAGCGAGCTTCCGGTGGAGAAACAGACCAAATACATGATGGACCAGAAGGATCTCATGAAAAAGATGATTCAGGACGCTGAGAAAaagttggagaaggagaagtgGTATACTCGTGCGATGAAACTTGGGATAATGGCTTCGACTAGTGATCTAACCACCGATACTGATTGTTCTGAGGAACTGGCAAAAGCAGCCGAGGTGGTTGACAAGAAGCTCAAAGCCATCAGAGAGAGAATCAAGGCTGTGGAAGCAGGAGCCCCCATCATCAAGAGAGAGTAG